The following are encoded together in the Leptospira langatensis genome:
- a CDS encoding ParB N-terminal domain-containing protein, with product MKIRVSDIKVKNRIRKELGDLQGLKTSIQNLGLLHPIIIDLDNKLVSGERRLECVKLLGWEYVDVRIVDVRSKKERVLIEAEENNVRLPFTAEEQERAQKLLRRYSNTGIFGRIFAWLMDLWEWFWSWIFKS from the coding sequence ATGAAAATTCGGGTCTCCGATATCAAGGTCAAGAATCGCATTCGCAAAGAACTTGGCGACCTTCAAGGTCTCAAAACTTCCATCCAAAATCTTGGGCTTTTACATCCGATCATTATTGACTTGGATAATAAATTGGTCTCCGGCGAAAGAAGGCTTGAGTGCGTAAAGCTTTTAGGCTGGGAATATGTCGACGTTCGCATAGTCGACGTTAGAAGCAAAAAAGAAAGAGTCCTGATCGAGGCCGAAGAGAACAACGTGCGTCTTCCTTTTACTGCTGAAGAACAGGAAAGAGCCCAAAAACTTTTAAGAAGATATTCAAATACTGGGATCTTCGGTAGGATCTTCGCCTGGCTTATGGATCTATGGGAATGGTTCTGGTCCTGGATCTTTAAAAGTTAA
- the lipL32 gene encoding major surface lipoprotein LipL32, with translation MKKSSILIISTAILVSFAACIGGLPGLQSNFVVGEHEIPGVGTKKLFAPYSETVNYWGYIKPGQAADAVVNGKKSYFLFLWVPAAIVELGVRLISPTGEIGEPGSGDFVSDAFKAATPEEKSMPNWFDTWIRVERLAAIMPNQIEGAAKGKALQSLGDNDDGDDTYNEERHAKYNSLLRIQIPNIPKSLDELKNIDTKKLLVRGLYRITFTTYKVGEVKGSFVATVGVLGPPGTPGLSPILHANPAELQKLATAAEEALKAAISGEKK, from the coding sequence ATGAAAAAATCTTCGATCCTTATAATCTCTACCGCTATATTGGTCAGCTTTGCTGCTTGTATCGGTGGACTCCCCGGCTTACAAAGTAATTTTGTAGTTGGTGAGCATGAAATTCCCGGCGTAGGAACTAAGAAGCTTTTCGCACCTTATTCCGAAACTGTGAACTATTGGGGATACATCAAACCAGGACAAGCCGCTGACGCAGTTGTAAACGGAAAGAAATCATATTTCCTTTTTCTTTGGGTCCCAGCAGCTATCGTTGAACTCGGCGTTCGCTTAATTTCCCCTACCGGAGAAATCGGTGAGCCTGGAAGCGGCGACTTCGTAAGTGATGCTTTTAAAGCAGCTACTCCAGAAGAAAAAAGCATGCCAAACTGGTTCGATACTTGGATCCGTGTTGAGCGCTTAGCAGCTATTATGCCTAACCAAATCGAAGGCGCTGCAAAAGGTAAAGCTCTACAAAGTCTTGGAGACAATGATGACGGAGACGATACTTACAATGAAGAGCGTCACGCTAAGTACAACTCTTTACTTCGTATCCAAATCCCGAACATTCCTAAGAGCTTAGATGAACTGAAAAACATCGACACTAAAAAACTTTTAGTTCGCGGTCTTTACAGAATCACTTTCACTACTTACAAAGTAGGAGAAGTTAAAGGTTCTTTCGTAGCTACTGTAGGAGTTCTTGGCCCTCCAGGTACCCCAGGACTTTCTCCGATTCTTCACGCAAACCCTGCTGAATTGCAAAAATTAGCAACCGCTGCTGAAGAAGCTCT